From a single Bacillus thermozeamaize genomic region:
- a CDS encoding ABC transporter, whose protein sequence is MPMQHLIEAEGLMKKYGERIVINGVNFSVSPGEVVAIIGPNGAGKSTLIDLVLGLRDPDEGKVVYWAADYRKHIGVQLQSTPFFPELTVLENLRLFASLYGIRLSTEQLEEVLEKCRLREVSRVYASRLSGGQQKRLAIAVTVIHQPKLIFLDEPTAALDPRARSEIRSLIGDLARAGTAVVFTSHDMEEVSKLAHWVIFISHGRILAEGSPDELLRKFGSESLEALYLQLTR, encoded by the coding sequence ATGCCGATGCAACATCTCATTGAGGCTGAGGGATTGATGAAAAAGTATGGAGAACGCATTGTTATAAACGGCGTAAACTTTTCCGTTTCGCCTGGGGAGGTGGTTGCCATCATCGGGCCGAACGGCGCCGGAAAGTCGACGCTCATTGATCTGGTCTTGGGTTTGCGGGACCCCGATGAGGGAAAAGTGGTCTACTGGGCTGCGGATTACCGCAAGCATATAGGCGTGCAGTTGCAATCGACGCCATTTTTTCCGGAACTGACTGTGCTGGAGAATTTGCGGTTGTTTGCATCCCTCTATGGCATCCGTCTGTCCACGGAACAATTGGAGGAGGTCTTGGAAAAATGCAGGTTGAGGGAAGTCAGCCGCGTCTATGCGTCCCGCCTGTCCGGAGGGCAGCAGAAACGTCTTGCCATCGCGGTGACCGTGATTCACCAGCCAAAGTTGATTTTTCTTGACGAGCCTACCGCGGCGCTCGATCCAAGGGCGAGAAGCGAGATTCGGTCATTGATCGGTGATCTCGCCCGTGCGGGAACCGCTGTTGTTTTCACTTCGCACGATATGGAGGAAGTGAGCAAACTGGCTCATTGGGTCATCTTCATTTCCCATGGGAGAATCCTGGCGGAGGGGAGTCCGGATGAGCTGTTGCGAAAGTTTGGAAGCGAGTCTTTAGAAGCGCTTTACTTACAACTGACCCGATAA
- a CDS encoding PadR family transcriptional regulator, giving the protein MTRLIILSLLRERPMHGYEIQQFIQESRLDQWANVLSGSIYYALNKMEEEGLIRAEAEERTGARLRKIYGITPEGEKVYHELLRESLVTPPHSLKSDFLLAVNLIHTLPKEEVLSLLRRNMEQLEETKALWQQGYSIKKQYGLSEASRLLFENSLQMMDLDIQLLYRLMKLVEEDQAGTEKGSQYIKERKWEEP; this is encoded by the coding sequence GTGACGCGGCTGATTATCCTTAGCCTGTTGCGGGAAAGGCCGATGCACGGCTATGAAATTCAGCAGTTCATCCAGGAAAGCCGGCTGGATCAATGGGCCAATGTGTTGTCGGGCTCGATCTATTACGCCTTGAACAAGATGGAGGAAGAGGGGTTGATCCGTGCCGAGGCAGAAGAGCGAACCGGCGCCAGGCTGAGGAAGATTTACGGCATCACGCCGGAAGGAGAAAAGGTCTACCATGAGCTGCTCAGGGAATCGCTGGTTACGCCGCCGCATAGCTTGAAATCCGACTTCTTGCTGGCGGTGAACCTCATCCACACGCTGCCGAAGGAAGAAGTGCTGTCGTTGCTGAGACGCAATATGGAGCAGCTGGAGGAAACAAAAGCGCTCTGGCAGCAAGGCTATTCCATCAAGAAACAGTACGGCCTGTCAGAAGCGTCCCGGCTTCTCTTTGAAAACAGTCTTCAAATGATGGATCTCGACATCCAATTGTTATACCGCTTGATGAAGCTGGTGGAAGAAGACCAGGCCGGGACGGAAAAGGGTTCACAATATATCAAAGAAAGGAAGTGGGAAGAGCCTTAA